Sequence from the Osmerus eperlanus chromosome 23, fOsmEpe2.1, whole genome shotgun sequence genome:
AATGGATGCTGATATTGTCGCAGACCATCTACccgtgtgtagatgtgtgaaaACCTTAGCAAACAAACAGTCTCTGCAACAGCACTGGCTGACGACCCGGCAGGTCCCCACGTGCCCCTTTTTGCATTTTTAAGTGCATGAGTGTGGAGGTTCAATCCCCATCCtttaaccccctccccccctcccctccccacccaccccgaTCCCTCCCAACATATCAACTGGTCCCAATCCAGCCTTCATACGAGGTCTGTTTGCATAATAATGGAAGGTAGCACTTGTGTCCCAAGCCACAGGGTTCCAAGTTCTGGAGTGTTCTAGAGTTTCTTGGTTCACATGATTCTGTAGTAGTCTATCAGGTGGGTCGGTGACTCCAAGgtggcttctctctcctctacctctctccttccatcggaatcttcccccccccccccccccccacaagggGCGGAAGGATTGGCTCACGACTCGAACTCGCTGTCGCTGCTGACGGAGATGTCCGGGGTGGAGGCGCCTGTGCCGCGGCGCTCCGTCCCCGTGCTGCAGTCGCTGGCCTCGGGGCTGCCGGGGTTGCGGGGGGAGGCGGGCAGCAGGTGGGGGTGGTGCCGGTGGTGCAGCTCCTGGACGGAGCCCTCGGGAGAGCTGCCggcggggaggtgggaggggtccTGCTGtaacctggggggaggagagggggagagaagggaggaataagatagggggagggggagagaagggagggatagatagagagaagagagagggagagggggagagaagggagagggatagggagagagaagggaggaataagatagggggagggggagagaagggagagggatggtTAATTTGAGGTCAAAGTTGAGGCCCTGTGTCCGTAGGTTTGAATCACGTGAAACTGGCTCTTCTCCGTGAAAATATCTATCTTTCATTGtaaaaacatcacacagacgaTAAACATGGAAATCTCTTCCGCGTACACTCTTTTTAAgctttttttttcaacctttattATTAGTAAAAGTCACTTTCCAAACATCACACCACACCTTGACGTACCTGTTCTTGGCTGAAGCAGCCCGGTCTCTCTGCCTGCGGTTCTTGAACCAGTTGCCCACCTGGGTGGGGGTGAGGCCGGTGGCCTGGGCCAGGTGCCTCTTCCtggaagggttagggtaagggtcCTGCAGGTACCACTCTCTCAGCAGACTCCGTGTTCTCTCCTGCGTAACGCAAACAAACTATGACACTTTAGACACCCGGAGCTTCTTTTAAGGTCACACGAAAGGGCCTACAGTAGTGGCGGACCCCTTATCAGTCCGTGACTTGTGAGTCACTGTCAGTTGTGTCCGGGTGGGTTTTGTTTCAAAACTGGTCTTTGGGGAACCGCCAGATCAGATAATGCTTAAAATAATCTTATTAAAGTTGGATTTATGAATGATTATGATCTTAATCTACAGTAGAAGGATGTATTCATAGGCTGATAATTGGCTTAGGAATCGGGATAAGGGGCTTAGTATTCGAGAAGCTCGGGACCTATGAAAATGCCTGCCATACCCGTCCTGGCCACAGGAGGAAGACAACCGTGTCATCTGTGAAAGCAGCTTGTCTCAAACCCACTAACCTTGTGTAAACCTGTACCTCTATCTTGTCGACAGGCTCATGGTATTATTTGGAATCTGTTTAGCCTGTGCTAATTTTGTTGTGTTATTaacacagctgtgtttgtttttgtgcagCCCTTTTACACCTAGCTCCTAACTACTGCTTTTCCGTGTCTGAATATACAGGATAAGcttagctgactgactgactgatttgTTGTAAGGATGGCTTGATGCTTCTCTGACCTAATGAACAGTCAAAACAGGTTGAACACCTGAATAGACTGCACTTGGTTTATCCACAAATCTGACAGGGAGTTAATAAAGGAATTTATAATGAAGGCTACATCAAAGAGGGCATCTGAAATCAAGTGAGCTGTTAAATGTTCAAACCAAACCACAAGGAACCTGTTCCTTCCTTGTGTCTTGTATCATTATGACCTTGTAGTGTATGTACACCTCCGGGATGAGGTAAAAAATATGAAGTTGTTCATAGCATTATCATCTTAAGAGCTCAGGAACAGGTGTTCTCAATACACCACACACCTTGACTGGGCTCAATTACTGGAGACTAATGCTATTATTATATTTAGAGGCAAAATATTTAAATTAGCCAAGTCATTGTCTTGGCCAAATACAGATAGGGTTTGCCTGTTCAGATGGCAACTTTATGTAAACTTTCTGCATAGGCAAGGCTACATcatctttatttatttaatgtgcAGAAGCACTGCTATGAATACAAATTCGGCCATTCACAACCGGATTTTTGTCTGGCTCACCTTAAAACAGTGCGTCTTTTGTTCTCCGTCCCAAATAGTGCGGGGCAGGGGAAACTTCTTTCGGATACGGTACTTCTCCACCGGTCCCAGCGGCCGGCCCCGTAGTCGCTCAGCCTCTCGATAGTGCGCGTCCAGCCACAGGTCCTGAAGTTTTGCGTGAGACTCGCGCGTGAAACGGTGGCTCTGGAGGATCTGATACAGGGCCTCAAAGTTTCCTCCGTGGAATGCAACGAGCGCTCGGGCGCGCATTACGGACTCGTGACGGTTGAGAGCTTCTCCGGCCGAGCCGGGAACAGCGGCAGGCAGAGACCACAGGAACCGTCCTAGGCGTTCGATGTCTCCGGTTTCTTCCAAGTTCTCGCAAACGCG
This genomic interval carries:
- the six7 gene encoding SIX homeobox 7 isoform X1, with amino-acid sequence MFPLPMFTPEQVARVCENLEETGDIERLGRFLWSLPAAVPGSAGEALNRHESVMRARALVAFHGGNFEALYQILQSHRFTRESHAKLQDLWLDAHYREAERLRGRPLGPVEKYRIRKKFPLPRTIWDGEQKTHCFKFVCVTQERTRSLLREWYLQDPYPNPSRKRHLAQATGLTPTQVGNWFKNRRQRDRAASAKNRLQQDPSHLPAGSSPEGSVQELHHRHHPHLLPASPRNPGSPEASDCSTGTERRGTGASTPDISVSSDSEFES
- the six7 gene encoding SIX homeobox 7 isoform X2 produces the protein MFPLPMFTPEQVARVCENLEETGDIERLGRFLWSLPAAVPGSAGEALNRHESVMRARALVAFHGGNFEALYQILQSHRFTRESHAKLQDLWLDAHYREAERLRGRPLGPVEKYRIRKKFPLPRTIWDGEQKTHCFKERTRSLLREWYLQDPYPNPSRKRHLAQATGLTPTQVGNWFKNRRQRDRAASAKNRLQQDPSHLPAGSSPEGSVQELHHRHHPHLLPASPRNPGSPEASDCSTGTERRGTGASTPDISVSSDSEFES